A stretch of DNA from Maridesulfovibrio sp.:
TCGGGTCCGTCGTAGGGTCATTCATAACCCAGTTTGTACTTTTCTTCGGCATGGCGAAGATGTGGAAAAAACCTGCGGCAGCAATCTGGACACTGATCATCTACAATTCCATGCCGGTCTTCCTTGCCCTCGGGATAATGATGACCACCGACAACCCGTTCATTCTCTGCTGGTCATGCGCTCTTTTTGCGCTGTATGATGCTTCCATCCCCTACCCTCCGGGCATAGACCGCGACTCCAATCAATCGCGAACCAGACCGTTTCTGCTGATTTCGTTCTTTCTGGCCCTGGGAATTCTTGCAAAATATACCATGCTCGGATTCATCGGCCTCTCAGTGATGTACGGTCTGCTGCTGATGCGCCGGGAAAAGCTTCCCAAAGGATTCTGGTTCAAACTTTTCGCGGCCCTCGCAGCCGGTGTTTTCCTTGGATTTCTACCGACCCTGATCTGGAATATACAAAACGGATTTGTCGGCTACAAACATGTCCTCTACCTGATCGGCGCATCCGGAAAGGAAGCTTCGCAACTGATCCGCTTTGACCGCTTTCTGCCCTTCCTCGGGGAGCAGATCGGAATGGCTTCACCGTGGTGGATGGTCTTCATGTTCATCGGCGGGATTACGGCCCTGCGCTTCATACTCGGCAGCAGGAATGACAACAGACTGGGGCTGAACAACAGGCAATCCGCACTGCTGGCGGTTTTTTTCCTGCCGGTCTGGGCGTTCTTCTTTGTCTGGAGTTTTCACGCCAAGGTTCTGGGCAACTGGGCGGTAATCTCTTATGTCGGCGGAGTCATGCTGGCAGGCATAGCCTTTGAACACTTCTGGACAGCACGGGGCAGGTTCCGTTCCCTGTGGGTCTTCCTCAGTGTCTTGATCTTCCTGATTCTGCATTTCCAGAATCTGGTGCCGTTGCCGGACAACCTGAATCCCACTCACAGACTCAAGGGCTGGACCGATCTGGGACAGCAGGTCGCGGAGCTGGAAAAAAGCCAGTTCAAGGATCCGGACAAAGTCTTTGTAATGAGCGAATTATACGACATGACCGCCGCTCTGGCTTTCTATGTACCCGGTCAGCCGCGTACCTACTGCGCATGGATAGACCGGCGCATGAACCAGTACGACCTCTGGCCCGGCCCAGTAGACAAAACAGGCTGGGACTGCGTGTACGTGCTCAAGAACTTCAAGGGAGAACCGGACCGGGAGTTGGTAAAGATGTTCAAGCGCATAAGCCCGCCAATACACATCCAGACCACCTTCCGCGGAAAACCGGCCCGCAAGTTCACAATCTATCTGTGTTACGGTTACAACGGATACTGGCCCAAAGACCACAAACTTCGTTTTTAAGACATCCATAATAAACACGGCGTTCTCATCCATTACCGGATAAGAATGCCGTGTTTTCCTTTCACGGTTCATCAAAAATCCATTTTTTTTAATTTTTTTTCTGCACCGCCCTTGCAGTCCGTACCGGCTTTCGGGGTGGTGCGGGCCTATTTTCATTATGATTCCACATAATTTGATGCTTGTTGTAGTATTGTGGCAGAAAGTTGTGCGCAGGGATGTCATTCTTTGACATTTTTTGACAAATAATGTCATAAGGAGTACATCGTAGTGTAATTTTGAAAAATCAGGACAAGTCTTTGACTCCCTCGCCTACACTCTACACGGTGCGTGAGATCGCTGACACGCTGAGAATCCATCCCAGAACCGCCTACCGGCTGATTCAGGAGGGACGGATTCGAGGTATCAAGGTCGGCAGCCAGTGGCGTGTTCCGGAAAGTTCGTTGCTGGAATACATAGAAAACGGACTCACGGTACCGAAGAAGAAAAAGTCTGGAGATGACAAGAAAGGCCCTGAACAACTGAAACTGCCCATTTGAGAAACATCGGTGGACAAAATCATGAAAAAGAAGGCTGCCCTGCGTAGGGTGACTCTGGAAAATGATTTCGGAGGAGCAATTTCCTTTACCGGGAAATTGGAAAATGAATCCCTGCATTTCAATGAAAATACAGGAGAACTTGTCTCGGAAAAAATCTACAGCACAGAGCAGGGAAGAACCGGCTACAGCGTAGTTAACGGAGACGGCATCAAGAGGGAAAGAAGGGCCTACCTGCTGGAAGATCAGGGTGAAGTCTGCATGGTTTCAAACGGCTCCATCCTGCTTGGGCTGGAAACTGAAAACATGCTTACTTTCTTTGCTCAGGCACTGGCGGAAGAGGCGGAACTCTACTCCGAAGATGAAATGGAGACCCTCCAGAAACATCTGGACGCGGTAAACGAATAATTTTCTTTTTACACGAAGTACAAAGCGTCGGTACACAAGAAGGCCCCGAGATTCTTCCGAATCTCGGGGCTTTTGCATGTCTTGCAGCTACTATGGGTAACCATGGAGGAATAGCTCAACCCTGTTCCGAATCGTGAAAGCATTCAGGCTTCAGCTGCTTGCTTTTTGCCATGGTTGCTACCGGAGGGATATGCTTCCAGGCGTGCAAAGGATTCATGGGCCTGCGGTTGCTGAAATCAACCCGGCAGGCGGTGAATGCTCCGAAATACGGGGGATAGATTATCCCGTTCAACTGTTTCCAGGGAGTTCTGTCTTTCCAGCTCCACATCGGTCCGGGCAGTACCGAGCGGATTGCAGCCGGACTGTAGCCGCTGCCGTCCTTGATCATCCTGCGCATTTCAGATGGAGAATACCAGTGTGCCGAACGAAGTGTGCTGGGAGATGCCCATGCCCACATCCTGCCGTGAGTGAAAAAATAGATGGAATGCCTGTTCAGGAACCCCACAAGCAGCCCCCCGGCGGAAACCCTCGCTGCTTCCGAAAGCATTGCCACGGGATCGGAGCAGAATTCCAGAACGGTCCAGAGCAGGGTAAAATCGAATTCATTGTCGTCGAAAGGCAGGCTCTCGCCGTTGCACAGGTGCAGGGAGGCCCGGTTGCCAAGTCTTTTCCGCGCAGCCTCAAGCATTACGGGAGAACGATCAACACCGGTGATATCAAAACCGCACCGATAAAGATGGTCGAGGAAAAGCCCCGTACCGCAGCCGATTTCAAGAAGCTTACGCTTGCGCCGGGGCCATGCGGAAATAAGGCTGTCCATGATCAGGACTTCCTGCTCCAGAGCAAAACCGCCCTCGGGAGTCTTGAACCAGGTATCGAATTTTTCAGCGTCCACGCCGTTCCAGACCATAACTTCCACCTTTGCATATGTTAAATCAGACACGCAGAGCAAAGCCCTATCCTTGTAGATAATCAGCATATGGCGACCGGTCAAACACTAACCGCGTGAAACGGAATGTAACTGTCGACAAAAAACAAGTCCGCCCGGAACATCGGGATGTTCCGGGCGGGCTGCTGGGGTTAACGAGGAGAGGAGGTGTAGTTATCTAACGCGCCGACTGTGGGGTAGACTGTAATGGTCAACGCTTTTAAGGAGTTAATCTCCGTTAAGTTCTTCGTATACCTTTCCGACCAGCTTTTCGCTGGGGGTCAGAGTCTTGTCGCCGGGGGTCCAGCGTGCCGGGCAGGCTTCTGCCGGGTGATCCTTGAGGTAGACATTTGCTTCTACCTTGCGAACGAGTTCTTCGGCATTGCGGCCGACATTGTAGTAGTTGACTTCGGATGACACCAGAACCCCGTCAGGATTCACGATAAAGGTTCCTCTGAGAGCCTGCCCTGTGGTGTGGTCGTAGACACTGAAGAAGTCGGAAACTTCGCCAGTGGGGTCAGCAGCCATCTTGAACTTTACGTCCTTGAGCAACCGCTCGTCGTTCTTCCAGGCGAGATGTACGAACTTGGTATCCGTGGATACGGAAACCACTTCGCAACCGAGTTTCTGCAGTTCGGCATGCTTATTTGCAAGGTCGGCCAGTTCCGTCGGGCAGACAAAGGTGAAGTCTGCGGGGTAGAAGAACAGGACCAGCCACTTTCCGGCTTTCCTGATTTCTTCAAAGCTGACTTCGCAGAAGCCGCAATCTTCAGGGTCGTATGCTTCTACTGTGAAATCGGGAACTTTTTCTCCGATAGCAGCCTGTGTAATAACTTCTTCATAATTTTCACAACTCATTTTTTATCTCCTGTAGGTTTGAAATCTTTATTTCAATTTTCTTAATAGTAATGCTTCTCATTCGTTGATTTGACACTAGGCAAATTTGATTCCCGTGTCAACGATAATCGTAATCTTTCTCGATAATTTTTTAAATATTTAATATTTTAAACTTTATTATAAAGAGAGCATATAAAGAGAATATTGCCTTTGATGTTTTATTTGGTTAATTTGCTTTGATCACAAACATAATGGAGTTCCTGAATGAGCAAAACGCATGGCTTTAAAGAAATATCACGCGAATACGTAGCCGAACTGAACGGCGAGGCCGTTATATATGAACATGAGAAGACCGGCGGAAGAGTTCTGTCGGTAATCAACAATGACGAGAACAAAACGTTCGGAATAAGCTTCCGCACCCCGCCTGCCAACAGCACCGGCCTGCCGCATATTCTTGAACATTCCGTACTTTGCGGATCGGAAAAATACCCGGTCAAGGAACCGTTCGTCGAGCTGCTCAAGTGCTCGCTGCAGACATTCCTGAACGCCATGACCTATCCGGACAAGACCGTATATCCGGTCGCAAGTCCCAATGAACAGGATTTCCGAAACCTTGTGGGGGTATATCTGGACGCGGTCTTCTTCCCGAACCTGACACCCAACACCCTCATGCAGGAAGGCTGGCACTACGTTCCTGAAAAAGACGGTTCCTTAAGCTACAAGGGAGTTGTTTTCAATGAAATGAAAGGGGCGTACTCCTCACCGGACAGTCTGCTCTATGAACACTCGCAGCATTCCCTGTTTCCGGACACCACCTACGGACTTGATTCCGGCGGCGATCCGGAAGTCATCCCGGAACTGACCTTTGAGGAATTTATCGAATTTCACGGCAAATACTATCATCCTTCCAACGCATACGCCTTTTTCTACGGTGACGACGACCCGGAACACCGTCTGGTGATGCTGGAAGAATACTTTTCCCGCTATGATCGGATTGATCCCCATTCCGAAATCAGCATGCAGACTCCTTTCAAGGAACCGGTCTCGGTTGTAAAAAAATACGCCGCTTCCGACGATGATGCCCAGAAAGCCATGTTCACCATGAACTTCGGTATTTCACGCGGACGCGAGGCAATGGCTGATCTTGAATTGAGCGTGCTGGAGGAAATCCTCATCGGTCTCCCCTCCTCGCCTCTGCGCAAGGCCCTCAATGATTCCGGTCTTGGCGAAGATCTCGCCGGGGCGGGGCTTGAAAACGAACTGCGGCAGCTTTATTTTTCTACCGGTCTCAAAGGCATCAAGGCCGAAGACGGACCGAAGGTCGAAGAAATAATCTTCGCAACGCTCCGGGACATTGTGAAAAACGGAGTTGAAAAGGACGACATAGAAGCGGCGCTCAACACCATTGAATTTCAGTTGCGCGAAAACAATACCGGCTCCTACCCCCGCGGACTGTCGGTCATGATCACCGCCATGACTTCCTGGCTCTACGATGGACACCCGCTTGAATACGTCCGCTACGAACAGCCGCTGGCGGAACTGAAAGCACGTCTGGAAAATGGCGAAAACGTTTTCGAGCCGCTGATCAGCGAGATTTTTCTCAACAACAGCTATCGTTCCAGCGTTCTCATGATACCGGACAGCGAAGTCGGCCCGAAACGGGAAGCCGATGAAAAAGCAAGGCTGGACAAGGCTCGCTCAGCCATGGATGAAAGCGAATACCAGTCCGTGCTCAAGAAGGCCGCGGAACTGCAGGCGGAACAGGAAGCCGAGGACTCTCCCGAAGCTCTGGCGACAATCCCCAGACTCACCATTGCCGATATTGAAAAGGAAGGCCGGGAAATCGTCTGCGACCAAAAGGGCGACACCCTCTTTCACGATCTGGACACCAACGGGATCATGTACCTCGATCTGGCCTTTGATTTTTCCGGACTGGAAGACAGGCTTGTCCCTTACCTCCCGATTTTCGGTCGGGCTCTGCTCCAGACTGGAACCAGATCCACCGATTTTGTAACCATGACCAGACGCATGGCCGCCAAGACCGGGGGCATACATCACGCCGCCATCGTGACCCCCATTCACATGACCGATGATACCTGCTCCCGCTTTGTACTGCGGGCAAAGGCCACGACAGAGCGGACTGATGATCTGCTGGAAATCCTCTCGGAACTGCTGCGCGAAGCATCCCTTGATAACCGGGACCGCATCCGCCAGATAGTGCTTGAATCCAAGGCCCGTAAGGAACAATCCCTTGTGCCCTCCGGACACATCATGGCCGCGACCCGCATGAAAGCCCGTTTCAATGAAGCAGGCCTGATCAACGAGCTTATGAACGGCATCTCCGGGCTGGAATTTCTGCGCAAACTGGCAGAACGGGTTGAAAACGATTTCGATTCCGTGGCCGCAGACCTCGAAGCTGTACGGACCGCAATCATCAGCAAGAGCACCCTGCTGTCCAACATCACCATGGATGGGAAATCATTCAAAGATGTTGAAGCTGATATTGCCTCCATGGTCGGACAGCTTCCCGCAGGAAACAGCACCAAAGCACAACGGACTATGCTGAAATTTCCCGCAGCGGAAGGACTGTGCATTCCCGCTCAGGTCAACTATGTTGCCAAGGGAGCCAAAGTATCCGAGTACGGCTATGAATATACGGGAGCGGCCCATGTTGTCAGCCGCTATCTGCGCACCGGTTATCTCTGGGACAAAGTGCGTGTGCAGGGCGGAGCTTACGGCTCCTTCTCCATGCTCGACCGCACTTCCGGCAGCCTGAGCTTTGTCTCATACCGCGACCCGAACCTGACCCGCACCCTCGACACCTATGATGCCGTGGCCGACTATCTGTCCGACCTCAAGCTGAACAGCGATGAGCTGGAAAAAGCAGTGCTCGGCGGCATAGGCGAAATAGACAACTACATGCTGCCGGATGCCAAGGGCTATACCTCCATGGTCCGCCATCTCTGCCGCGAAGACGCAGCCTTCAGGCAGTCCATACGCGAACAGGTGCTGGGATGCAGTGCGCAGGATTTCCGTAATTTTGCCAAAGCCGCCAAAGCCGTGGCCGAACACGGAGATGTAGTTGTGCTCGGAGGCAAAAAAGCCATGCAGGATTCAGGGCTCGCCCTTGAACTGAAGGATGTGCTCTAGCCGGGAGCCAGAACAACAGTAATAAAGAAAAGACCTCTCGCCAACTGCCCGGCGGCATTTGGCGAGAGGTCTTTATTATCTTGAATACAGGCCTGAAAATCCGTCTGATGCCTCAACAGGCTCACCAGATATTTACGGGCATTTTCTTTTCTTCCGAAAAAGTCCGGGCAAAATCATCGAACGCGGTGAGCGCCGCAGCGGCCCCCTGCCCGGTGGCGATTATGATCTGCCGCACTCCGCCGGTGACATCTCCGGCAGCGTAAACCCGTTCGACGCTGGTACGCTGTCCGGCATCAACCTTGATGAAACCGTCTTCACGCAGTTCCACCCCAAGTTTTTGCGCAAGGGATGTGTTGGCGGTATGTCCGATGGCGACAAAGACAACGTCGGTATCAAGCGTTGTTTCACTTCCGTCTTCATTATTCTTCACCCGCACGGACTCAACCTGCTTATCACCGATTATCTCGGTAACCTCGCTATTCCAGATCACCTTGATTCCTTCGCGCTCAACTGAATCCTGCAGCACCTTCTCAGCCCTGAATCTGTCGCGGCGATGGATGATGGTCGTTTCCACTCCAAGATGCTTCAAGTGCAGGGCATCGGTCAGGGCCGTGTTTCCACCGCCGACCACCACAGCCTTACCGCCTCGGTAGAAATTGCCGTCACAGGTGGCGCAGTAGCTTACCCCGTGGCCGTAGAATTTATCTTCACCCGGCACGCCCAGCATGCGCACATTCACACCGGTTGCCAGCAGAATCCCCTTGGCCCGGTAGACCGTGTCATCAGTCGCAATCTCGAAACGCTCTCCCGCCTTGATGTCCCGGACCTCTACGAATTGATTGATCCGGGTATATTCACGGGCATGGGCACCTAAAATTTCCACGAGTTCAAAACCCTGAATGTGCGTGAACCCCGGATAATTCTCCACCTTCGGAGTCAGGGCCACCTGACCACCGACACCCTGCTTTTCAAGAATAACGCAACTAAGGCCGCTGCGCTTCGCATATATTCCGGCACTCATACCGGCGGGTCCTCCGCCGATGATCACCAGATCGACATCTTCGTATTCCTTTTCTTCCTGCTGCTCCGGTTCCTTGCGATTCTCTTCCATAATCTCCTTGAGCGGCTTCATGTACAGAAGCTGGATCATGAACTGGTCTTCCGGCTCCAGCCCCTTGAACGTGGCGGTATCATTTATATCGGTATGCGGAACTGATCCTACGTTATACTGGCGGGCCATATTCTCATTATCGAGAGTTGAAATGCACCAGGCCGAAACCTTATCCGGCCTGCCCACAGCAGCCTTGAAAGCGTTGATGGCCTGGCCGGGGCAATACGGGCAGGACGGGCTGGAAAAAATCTTTACCAGCCTGTTTCCCTTGAGTTTGCCGAGAATTTCCATTGCGCTTTCGGAAATCCCCTCCTCACCCTTGGAAGCAAGGTTCAAGGCCTCGACCAGAGCACGGCCTTCTTCACCGGCAGGAGCACCCAGAAAACGTATATCGTACTTGTCCGGCGCAATGAGGATTGTCGGGGAAGCAATTATTTTGCGCTCACGCCCCTCCTCGCTATCCATCGCAAACTCCCTGAGCTCGATTTTGTCACTCATGACATTCAGGGCCCGACAGAGCTTAAGGGAAAATTCATTATATTCGTTGTGCAACCCTTCTTTGGTATAAATCTCAATGGCGACATTGCGCTTGAAACCGGCGAACATTTTTTCAAGATACTGCCGACTCTCGTCCGGGATGAAATTGCGATACCGATCTTCTGCACTGAGTGAACTCATACGACTGGTCTCCTTGGTCGCCTGCCGCACCGCTTTCGGGAATACAGCGGCTTAAAAACCGTGGCAGGGCTGATTAATCTATATGGTGCTGTTATCAATATGACCTATTTTGCCTGTTCCGGGAAGGGACCCCGGCATAAACGGCAGATGTTTTTCACAGACACCAAGTATTATCAGGAATATTTACTAAAAGAAACACAATTCGTTGTATAAATTGGTGTTTAAAATTCCAAAATAAACTCATCAGTATTTTTGAAGACCACGTTCTCCGGGGATAATCCCAGACCGGCATACAATTCCCTGAGATTTCCCTTATGACCCCAGAATTCTCCGGAATACCTGGCCGGAACGCTGAGACGGGCAGGGCCGGATTTGTATTGCGCGAGCTTTGAGCCGAGAAAAAGATACAAGGCCCTTGAACGGGCCGCCTGTCCAAGGGCGGGATGGAACGGACCGGCCACAATGCTTTCAGCAAGCCCCTCTTCATGCGCAACGCCGATGCGGATAACATGAATTCCGGCCGGCCAGAGCTGCATAAGTCCATGCGCAAGTTCAATCTCCGTCTGCTCCAGGGTCCATGGACGGTATTTCCCCGCCCTGTAGAGACGCTCCAAAACAGTCCCGGCAACGGTCAGACAGGGATAAAGCCTTACCGCGTCCGGACCGAGTTTCACTGTTTGCGCCACATCCCTCTGGAACTCCCCTTCCTGCGATCCCGGAAGCCCCGGAAGCAGTTGGATGACCAGAGACAGCCCCGCAGTTTTAACAGTACGGCAGGCGGCTATAGCAGTTTCGGGGGTATAATTTCTGGCCGAGCGCCTAAGGGTCAGCGCGGAAAAGCTCTGGATGCCCAGTTCGACAATGTCCAGCCCGGCTTCCTTGAGCTTCTCAAGCCGGTTCGCATCAATGCAGTCCGGCCGGGTTGAAAAACGCACCGCAGTGATAAACCCTTCCCGCTTGAATCTCTCGGCCAGTCCGATGAATCTCATCTGCCATTCAAAAGGCAGTGCGGTAAAAGTTCCTCCAAAAAAAGCCAGCTCCATGGGGTCGCGTTCACCGGTCTTGAAAAACTCTGGAATTTCTCTTTCAATATCTTGATATATATCGTTTAAAGAGCGCAGACCGGTACCGGTCTGCCTCTCCTGTGAACAATAGACACACCGGGACGGACATCCTAAAAAAGGCATGAATACCGGCCAGATACGCTTTTTTACATGCTTCGGCTCAGGGTGTTTGAAGGTTGTCTGGCTCATTATGGGATGGCTCATATGCGGAAAAAGACGATAGATTTAAATCTTTATTTAATAAATTAGCTTGATTAAAAAAAAATGGTCGGTTAAATATAACGTTAAAATATCTTTTGCGGTCATCTGTGATCCGTTTAAGAAGAATTGTCATAACATGCAACAAAAGAATTACGACCGAATATACCATGAGTAATCAGGACTGCATATTCTGCAAGATAGTAGCCGGAGAAATACCGTGTTTCAAAATATACGAAACGGACCGGCTGTTGAGCTTTCTGGACATAGGCCCGGTACACAAGGGACATGCTCTTGTAATACCCAAAGAGCATTACCGTGACATATGGGACCTCCCGGCAGATCTCGGCAGTGAAATCATTACTGCAACCAAGATTGCCGGTGATGCCATAGTAAAAGCTACCGGCGCAGACGGGCTTAATCTTATAATGAACAACAATGAAGCTGCCGGGCAACTTGTTTTCCATGCCCACATGCACATGATCCCCCGCTTCAGGGAGGACGGCCTAAGGCACTGGGACCAAAGCAGCTATGAAAGCATGGATGAGGCCCAGGACCTTGCATTAAAGATAGAAAAGATGATAAAGAGATAACTTGTTAATAACGTGTTAACAACTTGCTTCTAACGATAACGCCTTGCCTGCATCACCGTCTGTAGCATCCTGCAGCGGATAACATTAAACCCGCCGCCCCTGACCTCAGGGCCGGGGACAACGGAGGAAAGGAAATGGCTACCGGAAACACCCTTACTAAAGCCAGCGTTGTTGATTACATCTACGAAAAAACCGACCGGAACAGAGCTGAAATCAAAGAGCTGGTGGAATCCATTCTGGACATCATGAAAAAGGCGATCAAAAGCGATCATGCCATGCTGGTCAGTGGTTTCGGCAAATTCGAAGCCTACGACAAGAACGCACGCAAGGGCCGCAATCCCCAGACCAATGAAGCCATTACACTGCCTGCACGCAAGGTTGTGGTCTTCAGGCTCTCCCGCAAATTCAGGTCGGAGCTTAACGGCTAGACTGACGCAAAAGTTTCTGCCCGGCCGGGAAAACCGGCTGAAGTTATCAACAATACGGGCCCGATGCATAACCATTGGGTCCTGTAGTTGGTTTTGCGTACCGTTAATATTTTGCAACCGTAAAAACCAGGGCGGTTCCGCAGGTCATGCGGAACCGCCCTGTTCATTCTACAATGATTTTTACAGCTTCACAAAACCTACTGTCTTTTTACTCGACTGATATTTTTCAGGAAAGGACTTTCCAGCCAGCCAAGACGGTGCAGCAGGGTCTCGGAAGAACAACGGAGCACTCCGAGTCCGTACTTCACGGAACGGCTGAAACTGATTGAAGAAGAATCATCCATGTAGCGGGTCGGGCAGGTCACTTCCCCGATGTCGTATCCGGCATAGATTATCTGACAGAGCATCTGGTTATCAAAAACAAAATCATCACTGTTTGATTCGAAAGGTATGGCCTCCAGCAGTTTTCCGGAAAAAGCCCGGTAGCCGGTGTGGTATTCGGAAAGATGATAGCCGACCATCATGTTCTGAAACATAGTAAGCGCCCGGTTGGCGATATATTTATAACGGGGCATTCCGCCCTTGAGCGCTCCGGTGCCCAGAATACGGGAACCCAGCATGCAGTCGAACACACCATTGGCAATAGGGGAAACCATGGCCGAAATAATCAGCGGAGTGTACTGGTAGTCCGGATGAACCATGACCACAACATCCGCGCCCATTTCAAGAGCGGTTCGGTAGCAGGTCTTCTGGTTGCCGCCGTACCCGGTATTGCAGTCATGCACAACGGTCCGCAGCCCCAATCGTTCGGCCTGAGCCACTGTGTCATCTCGACTGCAATCATCCACAAGTAAAATATCATCAACAACATCAGGCGGGAGTTCATCTATTGTTTTCTTGAGCGTGGATGCCGCATTGTATGCAGGCATGACCATGACAACTTTTTTACCGTTCACCATCTGTTTATATTTCTCCATACCGTTGCAGACGTTAACATGTTTTGCGCGGCAGCCTATTTGCAGAGACAAAAGCCATGAACTCCCGTCACGCACAAGAAAATCAGTATTACTGCGTCCAAAACACGGGGCTCCCACTATTTCAAACGGTCAGTTATCACCAAAGCACCCAGGCAATCAAGCCGGTTGCCTGCCGCCCGGCTTTTTAGTAATCAGTCCCCATCAATTTCGATCAATTACCGGAACCACAGGGGATCAGCGAAAATGCATGAATCTGCTATCAGGAAATATATCCGCAAAATCATAATGGACAAATGCACCGAGGACGAACAGGCCAGACAGGACGCCCTCGGCGAATACATAGCCATGACCATGCCCAACATCGATGAAGGCGCGGTCAGAAACATCAAATCCATGATTCCGCCCATTTCCGAGCTCTATGAGAAATGGACCGAAATGTTTATAGACAGACTCCTTGAAACCGTTCCCGGCAACCAGATCGACGAACTCTGCAGCGGCACCGCGGAAAACGATTCCGCACTGGTGCTCGTTTACATCATGTTCATGGAATCGGAACGCATGGAAAAGCAGATAGAACAGGACATCGCCGCCTACGCTCCGACCCAGAACGATGAAGCAGGCAACATCGCCAGCGATTACATCCGCTCCAAGCTCACGATAATCGCCGAACAGCAGAAAGCAAAAAACTCTACACTCCAATAAGCGGGACAGGAAAATACGGATGTTCAGTAAAGCCATTGTCAGAACGCCTTCACGCAGTATGGGCCGGGGAATAACCGAGGCAGGACTCGGCTGTCCTAATATGGACATGGCCCTTGCCCAGCATAAAAACTACACGAACTACCTTAAAAATGCGGGAATCCATGTAACCGAGCTTGCGCCGGTAGAGGAATACCCGGATTCGGTTTTCGTGGAGGACACTGCGGTCATGATCCCCTTCAGCGGTGGAACAGCGGTATTTCTGACCTGTCCGGGAGCCGCCCCCAGACGCGGAGAAGTGGAAGCCATCAGCGCGGCAGTCAGTGCATACACAGAGGAAACAATCCGTATGGAAGGTGACGGTCTGATGGAAGGCGGAGATGTGCTGCTCATGGGACGGACGTTTTATGTGGGCATAGACACCAGAACCAACCGCTCCGGTTATGAGCAGTTTGCCAGCGCCGCAAAACGGTTCGGGCTCACGGCCGTACCAGTACCCTTTGACCGGGGAATGCCGCACCTGAAAACGGAACTTTCCGCCCTTGATGCCGAGACACTGATTATGAGTCGACGTTTTGCAGAAAGGGAAGAATTCGCCGGCTTCAGGAAAATAATTATTCCAGAAGGGGAATCATACTCGGCCAACTGCCTTTATCTGGGCGAAAAACTGCTTGCCCCGGCCGGTTTTCCAGCCACAGCGGAAATGCTTGATAAGAACGGATTCACCCCGGACTTCATCGAGATGTCCGAATTCCGCAAAATGGACGGAGGACTCACCTGCCTGTCCCTGCGCTGGTAACAAGAAAGCCTTAGGCAGCCAGAGGCGAACTCCGTTTATAAAAAACGCGAAGCGCATCAAAAGGCTCATTGAAAAATTCAGAAATACGGACAATTCCGGCACATCAGGAATGGGTTTCC
This window harbors:
- a CDS encoding glycosyltransferase family 39 protein, whose product is MSSLSESFSRKPVLWAVGIIFFTTFARIWFLATGQLNLVQDEAQYWDWTRHMQLTYYSKGPLIAVIISTFTSIFGNTEFGVRFGSVVGSFITQFVLFFGMAKMWKKPAAAIWTLIIYNSMPVFLALGIMMTTDNPFILCWSCALFALYDASIPYPPGIDRDSNQSRTRPFLLISFFLALGILAKYTMLGFIGLSVMYGLLLMRREKLPKGFWFKLFAALAAGVFLGFLPTLIWNIQNGFVGYKHVLYLIGASGKEASQLIRFDRFLPFLGEQIGMASPWWMVFMFIGGITALRFILGSRNDNRLGLNNRQSALLAVFFLPVWAFFFVWSFHAKVLGNWAVISYVGGVMLAGIAFEHFWTARGRFRSLWVFLSVLIFLILHFQNLVPLPDNLNPTHRLKGWTDLGQQVAELEKSQFKDPDKVFVMSELYDMTAALAFYVPGQPRTYCAWIDRRMNQYDLWPGPVDKTGWDCVYVLKNFKGEPDRELVKMFKRISPPIHIQTTFRGKPARKFTIYLCYGYNGYWPKDHKLRF
- a CDS encoding helix-turn-helix domain-containing protein, translated to MKNQDKSLTPSPTLYTVREIADTLRIHPRTAYRLIQEGRIRGIKVGSQWRVPESSLLEYIENGLTVPKKKKSGDDKKGPEQLKLPI
- a CDS encoding methyltransferase domain-containing protein, with translation MSDLTYAKVEVMVWNGVDAEKFDTWFKTPEGGFALEQEVLIMDSLISAWPRRKRKLLEIGCGTGLFLDHLYRCGFDITGVDRSPVMLEAARKRLGNRASLHLCNGESLPFDDNEFDFTLLWTVLEFCSDPVAMLSEAARVSAGGLLVGFLNRHSIYFFTHGRMWAWASPSTLRSAHWYSPSEMRRMIKDGSGYSPAAIRSVLPGPMWSWKDRTPWKQLNGIIYPPYFGAFTACRVDFSNRRPMNPLHAWKHIPPVATMAKSKQLKPECFHDSEQG
- a CDS encoding redoxin domain-containing protein codes for the protein MSCENYEEVITQAAIGEKVPDFTVEAYDPEDCGFCEVSFEEIRKAGKWLVLFFYPADFTFVCPTELADLANKHAELQKLGCEVVSVSTDTKFVHLAWKNDERLLKDVKFKMAADPTGEVSDFFSVYDHTTGQALRGTFIVNPDGVLVSSEVNYYNVGRNAEELVRKVEANVYLKDHPAEACPARWTPGDKTLTPSEKLVGKVYEELNGD